The window TCGTCGTGGGGAGCGGCTTCCACGAAGCCGCGGGTGGGCCGCACGCCGAGATCGTGGCGCTTCGCGAGGCGGGCGCGCGCGCGCACGGCGCAACGCTCTACTGCACGCTCGAGCCCTGCTGCCACGTTGGGCGGACCGGTCCGTGCACCAGGCGCATCGTGGCGGCAGGCATCCGCCGCGTGGTCGCCGCCCTCAGAGATCCCAATCCCCAGGTGGCGGGAGGCGGGTTCGCCGACCTGCGCACCGCCGGCGTCCAGGTCGACGAAGGCGTGTGCGCGGAGGAAGCGGCGCGCCTCAATGCCGCGTTCTTCACCTGGATCCGGCGCAATCGGCCGCACGTCACGCTGAAGATCGCGCTCACGCTGGACGGCAAGGTCGCCGCCCCTGGCGGCCGGTTGATGTCCATTACGTCTGAAGCGTCCAACCGGTGGATCCATCGCGAGCGGGCGGCGATCGATGCGATCGCTGTCGGGTCGGGAACCGTGGCCGCCGACGATCCCCGCCTGACGGCGCGAGGCGCGTGGCGGGCTCGCCCGCTCGTGCGTGTCATATTCGACCGGAAGCTCAGGACGCCGCCGTCGGCGCGGCTGCTCTCGACCTCTGCCGCCGGGCCGGTCATAATCATGAGTACCGCAGCCGGCATCTCAGCCCATCCGGACCGTGCCCGGGCGCTCGAGCGCGCAGGCGCGGAAGTGGAGGCGATGCCCGGCGACGAGTTGACCGGAGGACTCGAGCGGCTCGCGCAGCGCGGCGTCACCTCGCTTCTCCTCGAGGGAGGGCCGCGGCTGCAGCACGCGTTCTGGAGCGCGGGATGCGTTGATCGCCTGCAGCTCCACATCGCGCCGGTCACGGCCGGCGCGGCGGGTGTCGGCTGGCTGAGCCCGGGCGACCTGCCCCTGCCGGTCGGCCCCGTGCTGGTTCGCGCGTGCGGGCCCGATGTTCGAGTAGAGATCGATGTTCACAGGCCTGATTGAATCCATCGGCGAGATCGTCGAGATGAAGCCGACGCCCGCCGGGTTCCGCGTGCGCATGAAGGCGCCCATCGCGCCGGAGCTGACCCCGGGCGACTCGGTCGCCGTCAATGGCGTCTGCCTCACCGTGGTTTCGGCCGATTCGACTGGATTCCACGCTGATGTGTCTCCCGAGACCTCCCGCGTGACGACGCTGACGGCCCTGCGGCTGGGCACGCTCGTGAATCTCGAGCGGCCGTTGAAACCGGAGTCCCGTCTCGGTGGTCATTTCGTACAGGGGCACGTGGACGGGATCGGCTCGATCGAAGAGTTGCGGCACGAAGGGGACAGCCACTGGCTGACGGTGAAATACCCGGCGGCGCTGGCGGCGTATCTCGTGCGCAAGGGGTCCGTGGCGGTCGATGGCATCAGTCTGACCGTTGCGGGCCTGGACGACAGGATGTTCGACGTCCAGATCGTCCCGTTCACCTGGGAGCACACGAACCTGCGGGCGGCCAGGGAGCACGATGCCGTCAATCTCGAGTGCGACATTCTCGGGAAATATGTTGCGCGCGTGGCGGAGCTCGCCGGGTGGGACCTGGCGCGGGCGACGTCGCGCGAGGTCGTCTAGTCATCGGCGGCGCGCGCGTCGCGCCGTGGGGAGCCATGCCAGCCAAGCTTCGCATTGCCAAGGGCGCGCAGAAGAAAGCGGTCGCCCCGTTTGCGCGCGTGGAAGACGCCATCGAGGACATCCGTCGCGGCCGCATGGTCATCGTCATCGACGACGAGGATCGGGAGAACGAGGGGGACCTGACGATCGCGGCGGAGAAGATCACGCCGGAAGTCATCAACTTCATGGCGACGCACGGCCGCGGCCTCATCTGCATGCCGATGACCGTGGAACGGCTCGAGGAGCTGGATGTCCCGCTGATGGTCCAGCAGAACAGCTCGCGTTTCGACACGGCGTTCTGCGTCTCGATCGAGGCGAAAGCCCGGACGAGCACGGGGATCTCCGCGGCCGACCGCGCCGCGACCGTGCTGGCGGCGATCGATCCCGAGACCCGGCCGGCCGACCTGTCGCGCCCGGGGCACATGTTTCCACTCCGCGCGCGCGCGGGCGGCGTACTCGTGCGCGCCGGCCAGACAGAGGCGGCGGTGGACCTGGCGCGGATTGCCGGGTTGTATCCGGCCGGCGTCATCTGCGAGATCATGAACCAGGACGGCACGATGGCGCGCGTTCCGCAGCTCGCGAAGTTCGCGCGCAAGCACGGCCTCCTCATGATCACGATCGCGGATCTGATCAAGTACAGGATGCGCACCGAGAGCCTGGTGCGCCGCGTGGCGTCCGCGAAGCTCCCCACGGAGTTCGGCGACTTTCGCGTGTATGCCTACCAGAGCGGGATCGATAACGAGACGCACGTCGCGCTGGTGAAAGGGGACCTCGGGGACGGCAAGGACGTGTTGCTGCGCGTGCATTCGCGCTGCCTGACCGGCGACGTGTTTCACTCCGCGCGCTGCGACTGCGGTCCGCAGCTGACCTGCGCCATGCAGCGGATCGCGCAGGAGGGACGCGGCGTCCTGCTGTATCTCAACCAGGAAGGTCGCGGGATTGGGCTGGCCAACAAGATCCGCGCGTACGAGCTCCAGGACGAGGGCTTCGACACCGTCGAGGCCAACGAGCGGCTCGGCTTCAAGCCAGACCAGCGCGACTACGGCATCGGCGCGCAGATCCTGACCGATCTCGGGGTGCGCTCGATGCGCCTGCTGACCAACAACCCGCGCAAGTTCGTCGGTCTCGAAGGGTACGGCTTGTCGGTCACCCAGTCAGTTCCGCTGGAGATTCCCGCCTCGGATACGACCCGCAGCTACCTGAAGACGAAGAAGGAGAAGCTGGGGCACAAGCTCTCTTCGGTGTAAGGGACGCGAAAAGGGGGACAGTCACACTTTCCTTGGGTCGAAGGCCGGAAAGTGTGACTGTCCCCCTTTCCGCTCAGGGCGCTCATCCGATTGACACAACTGCCCCGCTTCGGGTACCATAACCGTTTGCGTTTGAACCTCTTAGCGCGACAGAAGCATGTTTGAAACGCTGGGCGAAAGGCTCCAGGGTGTCTTCCGCTCGCTGCGCGGAGAGGGGCGGCTGACCGAAGAGACCGTCGAGGCGGCGCTGCGGGAAATCCGCATGGCGCTGCTCGAGGCCGACGTCAACTTCAAGGTCGTCAAGGCGTTCATCGACCGCGTGCGCGACAAGGCGGTCGGAGAAGAGGTC is drawn from Acidobacteriota bacterium and contains these coding sequences:
- the ribD gene encoding bifunctional diaminohydroxyphosphoribosylaminopyrimidine deaminase/5-amino-6-(5-phosphoribosylamino)uracil reductase RibD, whose product is MKFDADRAFMERALFLAARGRGSTSPNPMVGAVIVSPEGVVVGSGFHEAAGGPHAEIVALREAGARAHGATLYCTLEPCCHVGRTGPCTRRIVAAGIRRVVAALRDPNPQVAGGGFADLRTAGVQVDEGVCAEEAARLNAAFFTWIRRNRPHVTLKIALTLDGKVAAPGGRLMSITSEASNRWIHRERAAIDAIAVGSGTVAADDPRLTARGAWRARPLVRVIFDRKLRTPPSARLLSTSAAGPVIIMSTAAGISAHPDRARALERAGAEVEAMPGDELTGGLERLAQRGVTSLLLEGGPRLQHAFWSAGCVDRLQLHIAPVTAGAAGVGWLSPGDLPLPVGPVLVRACGPDVRVEIDVHRPD
- a CDS encoding riboflavin synthase encodes the protein MFTGLIESIGEIVEMKPTPAGFRVRMKAPIAPELTPGDSVAVNGVCLTVVSADSTGFHADVSPETSRVTTLTALRLGTLVNLERPLKPESRLGGHFVQGHVDGIGSIEELRHEGDSHWLTVKYPAALAAYLVRKGSVAVDGISLTVAGLDDRMFDVQIVPFTWEHTNLRAAREHDAVNLECDILGKYVARVAELAGWDLARATSREVV
- a CDS encoding bifunctional 3,4-dihydroxy-2-butanone-4-phosphate synthase/GTP cyclohydrolase II, which codes for MPAKLRIAKGAQKKAVAPFARVEDAIEDIRRGRMVIVIDDEDRENEGDLTIAAEKITPEVINFMATHGRGLICMPMTVERLEELDVPLMVQQNSSRFDTAFCVSIEAKARTSTGISAADRAATVLAAIDPETRPADLSRPGHMFPLRARAGGVLVRAGQTEAAVDLARIAGLYPAGVICEIMNQDGTMARVPQLAKFARKHGLLMITIADLIKYRMRTESLVRRVASAKLPTEFGDFRVYAYQSGIDNETHVALVKGDLGDGKDVLLRVHSRCLTGDVFHSARCDCGPQLTCAMQRIAQEGRGVLLYLNQEGRGIGLANKIRAYELQDEGFDTVEANERLGFKPDQRDYGIGAQILTDLGVRSMRLLTNNPRKFVGLEGYGLSVTQSVPLEIPASDTTRSYLKTKKEKLGHKLSSV